In a single window of the Dreissena polymorpha isolate Duluth1 chromosome 3, UMN_Dpol_1.0, whole genome shotgun sequence genome:
- the LOC127873090 gene encoding counting factor 45-1-like gives MFALLILVVVPVCFAQFDPNALNQNFGKDGFGGQTANSTGAFDPNKANAGFGSGFESGSGFNTGGDGGFGGSGTGSTSGSTSGSGSGSGSGTFDPNQFISGGGTSGTFDPNALNNFGGSNSTLFGRR, from the exons ATGTTCGCGCTGCTGATCCTCGTCGTGGTGCCAGTCTGCTTTGCTCagt TCGACCCGAATGCCCTGAACCAGAATTTTGGAAAAGACGGGTTCGGAGGTCAGACTGCCAACAGCACGGGCGCATTCGATCCTAACAAAGCCAACGCCGGCTTCGGCTCAGGGTTTGAATCGGGCTCCGGCTTCAATACCGGTGGAGATGG TGGCTTCGGTGGTTCCGGAACCGGATCTACTTCAGGATCTACTTCAGGATCTGGAAGCGGAAGTGGGTCGGGAACGTTCGACCCTAATCAGTTCATAAGCGGTGGTGGAACTTCCGGTACATTTGACCCGAACGCACTCAACAACTTTGGCGGATCCAATAGCACCCTTTTTGGACGTCGTTGA